The Punica granatum isolate Tunisia-2019 chromosome 4, ASM765513v2, whole genome shotgun sequence genome has a window encoding:
- the LOC116202751 gene encoding cellulose synthase-like protein D2, with protein sequence MGFGSRFTRSPPSIHRLEPSRDDLDSEISNNDIATYTVQIPPTPDNQPLQISASGPSQRVEEQYASSSLFTGGHDRATRAHLKDEVVEPTSGPKGSSVCQMLGCDARAMRDENGQEIVPCGCDFKICKECYRDAMRTSDGICPGCREPYEEDEDDGGEGEGEIELGSRKALPSSVSNMSKMERRLSLVKSNGNDFDHNQWLFETKGSYGYGNVMWPTEDGKEVREALKDKQWRPLTRDLRISAAILSPYRLLIFIRMAALGLFLAWRIRHPNEDAMWLWGMSVVCEIWFAFSWLLDQLPKLCPINRITDLDVLKKKFETPDPTNPTTKSDLPGIDVFVSTADPEKEPPLVTANTILSILAADYPVEKLSCYVSDDGGSLLTFEAMAEAASFASLWVPFCRKHDIEPRNPESYFSLKRDPYKDKVRPDFVKDRRKVKREYDEFKVRINGLGDSIRRRSDAFNAHEEIKVMKQMRNRDIDEDEVVERVKVPKATWMADGTHWPGTWTVAAPEHSRGDHASIIQVMLNPPSDEPLKAKEPSQSEGPGDVRPVRTTASDSTSMDLTDIDIRLPMLVYISREKRPGYDHNKKAGAMNALVRASAIMSNGPFILNLDCDHYIYNSKAPREGMCFMMDRGGEQICYVQFPQRFEGIDPSDRYANHNTVFFDVNMRALDGIQGPVYVGTGCLFRRVAIYGFDPPKTKETSDGCFGRFFARRKKVVSVSSAPEERASSEDSHSVMLGEFENEEMNIALVPKQFGNSNYLIDSIPVAEFEGRPIADHSSIKYGRPPGALRICRQLLDPTIVAEAISVISCWYEDKTEWGQRVGWIYGSVTEDVVTGYRMHNRGWRSIYCVTKRDAFRGTAPINLTDRLHQVLRWATGSVEIFFSQNNAALASSRMKLLQRIAYLNVGIYPFTSVFLIVYCFLPALSLFSGQFIVQTLNVAFLTYLLIITLTLCALAVLEIKWSGIAIEEWWRNEQFWLIGGTSAHLAAVLQGLLKVLAGIEISFTLTSKSAGEDNDDEFADLYIFKWTSLMIPPITIMMINLIGIAVAVCRTIYSSNPEWSKLIGGVFFSFWVLAHLFPFAKGLMGRRGRTPTIVFVWSGLLAITISLLWVAIDPPTSSSGIGGSFQFP encoded by the exons ATGGGTTTTGGATCACGTTTTACTCGAAGCCCGCCCTCGATTCACCGCCTAGAACCGTCCCGAGACGATCTCGACAGTGAAATTAGCAACAATGATATTGCCACCTACACAGTGCAAATTCCGCCGACCCCCGATAACCAGCCACTCCAAATCTCCGCCTCAGGACCTTCACAGAGAGTCGAAGAACAGTATGCCTCGAGCTCGCTCTTCACTGGGGGCCATGATCGAGCCACAAGGGCGCACTTGAAGGACGAGGTGGTAGAGCCCACGAGTGGCCCCAAAGGGTCATCGGTGTGTCAAATGCTTGGGTGCGATGCAAGAGCTATGAGGGATGAGAATGGCCAAGAAATCGTTCCATGTGGGTGCGACTTCAAGATCTGTAAGGAGTGTTATCGAGATGCAATGAGGACCTCTGATGGGATCTGTCCTGGGTGCAGAGAGCCCTATGAAGAGGATGAGGACGATGGCGGTGAGGGTGAGGGCGAGATCGAATTGGGGTCTAGGAAGGCTCTGCCTTCTTCAGTTTCTAACATGTCCAAGATGGAGAGGAGGCTCTCGCTGGTGAAGTCAAACGGTAACGACTTCGATCACAATCAGTGGCTGTTCGAGACAAAGGGGAGTTACGGATATGGAAACGTCATGTGGCCCACAGAAGATGGAAAAGAAGTCCGTGAAGCACTGAAGGACAAGCAGTGGAGGCCTCTTACTCGTGATTTGCGTATATCTGCCGCAATTCTCAGCCCATACAG GCTCTTAATCTTCATCAGAATGGCTGCTCTTGGATTATTTTTAGCCTGGAGGATCAGACATCCCAACGAGGATGCTATGTGGTTGTGGGGGATGTCAGTTGTTTGTGAAATTTGGTTTGCCTTCTCTTGGTTGCTCGATCAGCTCCCAAAACTCTGTCCTATTAATCGGATCACCGACCTTGATGTTCTGAAGAAGAAGTTCGAAACTCCAGATCCCACTAACCCGACAACAAAATCTGATCTTCCTGGGATAGATGTGTTTGTCTCCACAGCAGACCCAGAGAAAGAACCACCTCTCGTCACAGCAAACACGATTCTATCTATCTTAGCGGCCGATTATCCCGTTGAAAAGCTTTCCTGTTATGTTTCTGACGATGGAGGTTCTCTCCTGACATTCGAGGCAATGGCGGAGGCTGCAAGTTTCGCAAGTCTGTGGGTCCCGTTCTGCCGGAAGCATGATATTGAGCCAAGGAACCCAGAGTCTTATTTCAGCCTGAAGCGGGACCCATACAAGGACAAGGTACGGCCCGACTTTGTGAAAGATCGGAGAAAGGTTAAACGAGAGTATGATGAGTTTAAGGTCCGAATCAATGGCCTTGGTGACTCGATCAGGAGAAGGTCTGATGCTTTCAATGCCCATGAGGAGATCAAGGTGATGAAGCAGATGAGGAATAGGGACATAGACGAAGACGAGGTGGTGGAGAGAGTGAAGGTCCCAAAAGCCACATGGATGGCTGATGGCACCCACTGGCCGGGCACTTGGACAGTCGCTGCACCTGAACACTCTAGGGGCGATCATGCCAGTATTATCCAG GTGATGTTGAACCCCCCAAGTGATGAACCACTTAAAGCTAAGGAGCCTTCACAGTCGGAGGGTCCAGGGGATGTACGGCCAGTGAGAACTACAGCATCTGATTCAACTTCCATGGATCTAACTGACATTGATATCCGCCTTCCAATGCTAGTCTACATCTCTCGTGAGAAGAGACCTGGCTACGACCACAACAAGAAAGCAGGGGCCATGAATGCCCTGGTTCGGGCCTCGGCCATTATGTCAAATGGGCCTTTCATCCTTAATCTCGACTGCGACCACTACATCTACAACTCAAAAGCCCCGAGAGAAGGTATGTGCTTTATGATGGACAGAGGTGGTGAGCAGATTTGCTACGTCCAATTCCCCCAACGGTTCGAAGGGATCGACCCATCAGACCGGTATGCAAATCACAACACAGTGTTCTTTGATGTGAACATGCGAGCCTTAGATGGGATTCAGGGACCAGTCTATGTTGGGACAGGATGCCTCTTTCGGAGAGTTGCAATTTATGGGTTTGACCCGCCTAAGACGAAGGAAACTAGTGATGGTTGTTTTGGTCGATTCTTTGCTCGTCGAAAGAAGGTTGTATCAGTCTCTTCTGCACCTGAGGAAAGGGCTTCCTCTGAAGACAGCCATTCCGTGATGCTGGGGGAGTTTGAGAACGAGGAAATGAACATAGCCCTTGTCCCTAAACAGTTCGGGAACTCAAACTACCTAATTGATTCGATTCCCGTGGCAGAGTTTGAGGGCCGCCCAATTGCTGATCACTCTTCGATAAAGTACGGTAGGCCTCCTGGGGCACTCAGGATTTGCCGGCAGCTTCTTGATCCTACTATAGTTGCCGAGGCAATCAGTGTCATCTCATGCTGGTATGAAGACAAGACAGAGTGGGGCCAACGGGTCGGGTGGATCTATGGGTCTGTGACTGAGGATGTAGTCACTGGGTACAGGATGCACAATCGGGGATGGAGATCCATCTACTGTGTAACGAAAAGGGATGCCTTCCGCGGGACCGCCCCGATCAACCTCACTGACCGACTCCATCAGGTCCTGCGATGGGCCACTGGGTCTGTCGAGATCTTCTTCTCCCAGAACAATGCTGCCCTTGCTAGCAGCAGAATGAAGCTCCTCCAAAGGATTGCTTACCTCAATGTTGGAATTTATCCCTTCACCTCGGTCTTCCTCATCGTATACTGCTTCCTTCCAGCTCTGTCTCTCTTCTCAGGGCAATTCATAGTTCAGACCCTCAACGTGGCGTTCCTCACTTACCTTCTCATCATCACATTAACCCTCTGCGCTCTAGCGGTTCTTGAGATCAAGTGGTCGGGAATTGCCATTGAGGAGTGGTGGAGGAACGAGCAATTTTGGCTAATCGGGGGGACGAGCGCGCACCTTGCCGCGGTCCTTCAGGGTCTCCTCAAGGTCCTTGCTGGGATCGAGATATCCTTCACCCTCACATCAAAGTCAGCCGGTGAAGACAATGACGATGAATTCGCTGATCTCTACATCTTCAAGTGGACGTCCCTTATGATCCCTCCGATCACTATCATGATGATCAACCTGATTGGGATCGCAGTGGCCGTCTGCCGGACCATATATAGCAGTAATCCAGAGTGGAGCAAGCTGATTGGTGGGGTCTTCTTCAGCTTCTGGGTGTTGGCCCATCTCTTCCCCTTCGCAAAGGGGCTAATGGGAAGGCGGGGAAGAACGCCGACCATCGTGTTCGTATGGTCTGGTCTTCTTGCTATAACGATCTCTCTCCTGTGGGTGGCCATCGATCCCCCGACCAGTAGTTCCGGCATTGGAGGATCTTTCCAGTTCCCTTGA